From the Streptomyces sp. KMM 9044 genome, one window contains:
- a CDS encoding sacsin N-terminal ATP-binding-like domain-containing protein, producing the protein MAKNARAEQLREYGRSVLEGVRSDQVLRMARQVNAVSYTSAREYAGRSLFELLQNGYDAHPRDRRDGRVHVLLDEAEGQWGTLYVANGGTPFTWRNVERICELAQSSKEVGEGIGNKGVGFRSILLISDAPEIYSADPDSPLDPEMDGYCFRFAQKADVEEFLAGEENAHEVAATYPPLQAPLPLDDVPATCRQLAAQGYVTIVRLPLLSEAARAEVRLRMRELAGAKVPVMLFLDRLAGLTLERRAAGGEAGELDDAHEAIELHELTRSEERLAVTQDGAGHGFPVSCATVDLGPSGTFLVVRGTVEKERLNSTLVEAVGSGLLDDTWQEWKRSAVVEVALPLPAPRRPRRGQIYTFLPMGEDQAAPFPGHMNAPFFTKFDRTGLPFDNPLNVLLLDVVAETCLAAAAVLRTMPEPSMRQLAVDLVSWESEKGSAGRLRAAALRVHESELADVPLVPVLAADGAPPEAGWAAPRGAVLWPDLDLAVLTAHRAHEAGIVVADPEIGGDRLKRLAILCKALACPLEAGPEILAECVERIVGGLPLPRFGESPKQWSALYEDLATLFDDDGHVLQGRQLLLAEDCALRHTNRPLDRAGIGTNARTLGKPSSQGARREAFFQPVRTEANQTEAPTVPALLGKRLFSLHPGLVWKDRGERTRGRAARAFLEQEGLVRPYDTSGLLDHVAQALSASTDRRLRLQTLRFVFRLWQPRRSLGGKEISSLGLYVPSADGQLIRASGAVFGRGWGRASLGEDLAAVVTAGQDVSKSLKAIAGRLLATPEEFAKRGEIEEWRAFLLEAGVTDGLAPDRSSDALSWVDQGQKISARQLVRMAKVSAEVQEQWEPYVHWPGVYYPRTPYR; encoded by the coding sequence ATGGCGAAGAACGCCCGGGCGGAGCAGCTGCGGGAGTACGGCCGGTCCGTGCTGGAGGGGGTCCGGTCAGACCAAGTCCTGCGCATGGCACGGCAGGTGAACGCCGTGTCGTACACGAGCGCGCGGGAATACGCCGGCCGCTCGCTCTTCGAGTTGCTGCAGAACGGCTACGACGCGCATCCGAGGGACCGCCGCGACGGACGGGTCCACGTCCTGCTGGACGAAGCGGAGGGTCAGTGGGGGACGTTGTACGTCGCCAACGGCGGCACGCCCTTCACCTGGCGGAACGTCGAGCGGATCTGCGAGCTCGCTCAGAGCTCGAAGGAGGTCGGCGAGGGCATCGGGAACAAGGGCGTCGGGTTCCGCAGCATCTTGCTGATCAGCGACGCGCCCGAGATCTACAGCGCAGACCCCGACAGCCCGCTCGACCCGGAAATGGACGGGTACTGCTTCCGCTTTGCGCAGAAGGCCGACGTTGAGGAGTTCCTCGCTGGCGAGGAAAACGCCCACGAGGTGGCCGCCACTTATCCGCCGCTCCAGGCGCCCCTACCGTTGGACGATGTGCCCGCGACCTGTCGGCAGCTCGCCGCCCAGGGATACGTAACCATCGTCCGGCTGCCCTTGCTGAGCGAGGCTGCCCGGGCCGAGGTCCGGCTGCGGATGCGCGAGCTCGCGGGGGCGAAGGTACCCGTGATGCTGTTCCTCGACCGGCTGGCTGGCCTGACGCTGGAACGGCGGGCCGCCGGTGGCGAGGCAGGCGAGTTGGACGACGCCCACGAGGCGATCGAGCTGCACGAACTGACCCGCTCCGAGGAGCGCCTCGCGGTTACGCAGGACGGCGCGGGGCACGGATTCCCCGTCTCCTGCGCGACCGTGGACCTGGGGCCGTCCGGCACCTTTCTCGTGGTGCGGGGCACCGTGGAGAAGGAACGGCTGAACAGCACCCTCGTCGAGGCCGTGGGCTCCGGACTCCTCGACGACACGTGGCAGGAGTGGAAGCGGTCCGCCGTCGTCGAGGTCGCACTCCCGCTGCCCGCCCCGCGCCGACCGCGACGCGGGCAGATCTACACCTTCCTGCCGATGGGCGAGGACCAGGCCGCGCCGTTCCCGGGGCACATGAACGCCCCGTTCTTCACCAAGTTCGACCGCACCGGGCTTCCCTTCGACAACCCCCTCAATGTGCTGCTGCTCGACGTGGTCGCCGAGACCTGTCTGGCGGCCGCTGCGGTACTGCGTACTATGCCCGAGCCGTCCATGCGGCAGCTGGCCGTGGACCTGGTGAGCTGGGAGAGTGAGAAGGGCTCGGCGGGGCGGCTCCGCGCGGCGGCTCTGCGCGTGCACGAGAGCGAACTCGCCGACGTACCGCTCGTGCCCGTCCTCGCCGCGGACGGCGCCCCGCCGGAGGCGGGCTGGGCCGCGCCGCGGGGCGCGGTCCTGTGGCCGGACCTCGACCTGGCCGTCCTCACGGCACACCGCGCGCATGAGGCCGGGATCGTGGTGGCGGATCCCGAGATCGGCGGCGACCGGCTGAAACGGCTGGCCATCCTGTGCAAGGCCCTCGCGTGCCCGTTGGAGGCGGGCCCGGAGATCCTCGCCGAGTGCGTGGAACGGATCGTCGGGGGCCTTCCGCTCCCCCGGTTCGGTGAATCCCCCAAGCAGTGGAGCGCGCTGTACGAGGACCTGGCCACTCTCTTCGATGACGACGGGCATGTCCTGCAGGGCAGGCAGTTGCTGCTTGCGGAGGACTGCGCGCTGCGGCACACCAACCGTCCCCTCGACAGGGCGGGTATAGGCACAAATGCACGTACACTGGGCAAGCCGAGCAGTCAGGGTGCCCGCCGTGAGGCGTTCTTCCAGCCGGTGCGTACGGAGGCGAACCAGACCGAGGCCCCGACCGTCCCCGCCCTGCTCGGCAAGCGGTTGTTCTCCCTGCACCCGGGGCTGGTCTGGAAGGACCGCGGCGAGCGTACGCGTGGGCGGGCCGCCCGCGCCTTTCTTGAGCAGGAGGGGCTCGTCCGGCCGTACGACACGAGCGGCCTGTTGGATCACGTAGCGCAGGCGCTCAGCGCGAGCACCGATCGCCGACTGCGGCTCCAGACCCTGCGGTTCGTCTTCAGGCTGTGGCAGCCGCGGCGTTCGCTGGGCGGGAAGGAGATCTCCTCGCTCGGACTGTACGTACCGTCGGCGGACGGCCAGCTAATCAGGGCCAGCGGCGCCGTCTTCGGCCGGGGCTGGGGCCGCGCGTCCCTGGGTGAGGACCTGGCGGCGGTGGTCACCGCCGGGCAAGACGTGTCGAAGAGCCTGAAGGCCATCGCTGGACGCCTCCTCGCTACGCCCGAGGAGTTTGCCAAGCGGGGCGAGATTGAGGAGTGGCGGGCGTTCCTGCTGGAGGCCGGGGTAACTGACGGGCTGGCCCCGGATAGGTCCTCCGACGCCTTGAGCTGGGTAGACCAAGGTCAAAAGATCAGCGCTCGGCAGCTGGTCCGCATGGCAAAGGTGTCTGCCGAGGTACAGGAGCAGTGGGAGCCATACGTCCACTGGCCCGGTGTCTATTACCCCCGGACGCCATACCGGTGA
- a CDS encoding HNH endonuclease — protein MFVEFDAVPFRPAGEQHVVCGATPAGFGAPVYVDGPEKQPHDVFRRLLERYPRLPKGLKSAGELKAAGLRASNLFRPDAYVLGPSQLVTIPGVPTGTGRTTQAWEETVHPPSPVYRADKAVPFSTRPHADEAQAVRREAIRWAQDVLDDPDTVILAVSAIGSPAPSTPPLERAVPYEIALTSASGRKRWHQFINPDWETTYLEQLRLGKSGLAVLESAPRFREVADTLLRRIQGKRVVIYGRSLQYAAIYTALERAWLLDGLPYGALWPGTADTLAQLERSRWECARLRHGEFDNDWDAAEGHFTLPVEESTADALSRCRMTAALLRRMADLALRYTELNARAERAVRDGKSHRLRSQGGQRLSRIAASRDAVLERSRGACENPRCPDPRYTSALGRNGSYLLEVDHIDDHAKGGDDLPRAMIALCPNCHALKTRGTVDDSFRDLLRSTALVRHQELLSRAR, from the coding sequence ATGTTCGTAGAGTTCGATGCCGTCCCGTTCAGGCCGGCGGGTGAGCAGCACGTGGTGTGCGGGGCCACTCCCGCCGGATTCGGCGCACCCGTCTACGTCGACGGCCCCGAGAAGCAGCCGCACGACGTCTTCCGAAGGCTGCTTGAACGCTACCCACGGTTGCCAAAAGGGCTGAAGTCCGCCGGCGAGCTCAAGGCCGCAGGGCTGCGCGCGTCGAACCTGTTCCGCCCTGACGCCTACGTGCTCGGCCCCTCACAACTGGTTACCATCCCCGGGGTACCCACGGGCACTGGGCGCACGACGCAGGCATGGGAGGAGACCGTGCACCCGCCATCGCCTGTCTACCGCGCGGACAAGGCCGTTCCGTTCTCGACACGCCCTCATGCCGACGAAGCCCAAGCCGTTCGCCGTGAGGCAATCCGTTGGGCACAAGATGTCCTCGACGACCCCGATACGGTCATTCTGGCAGTCAGCGCCATCGGTTCACCTGCTCCGTCCACCCCGCCTCTGGAGCGGGCAGTGCCCTACGAGATAGCACTCACCTCAGCGAGCGGCCGCAAGAGATGGCACCAATTCATCAACCCTGACTGGGAAACGACATACCTGGAGCAACTCCGACTCGGCAAGAGCGGCCTCGCGGTACTCGAATCCGCACCCCGTTTCCGCGAGGTGGCTGACACGCTGCTGCGCCGGATCCAAGGCAAGCGCGTCGTCATCTACGGACGCAGCCTCCAGTACGCTGCAATCTACACGGCGCTGGAGCGCGCCTGGCTCTTGGATGGCCTCCCCTACGGGGCGCTGTGGCCGGGCACAGCGGACACTCTTGCGCAGTTGGAGCGCAGCCGCTGGGAGTGTGCGCGCCTGCGCCACGGCGAATTCGACAACGACTGGGACGCGGCGGAGGGACACTTCACGCTACCGGTCGAGGAATCGACTGCCGACGCGCTCTCACGATGCCGAATGACTGCTGCTCTACTGCGCCGTATGGCAGATCTGGCCCTGCGCTACACGGAGCTGAATGCCCGGGCGGAGCGCGCCGTGCGGGACGGCAAGAGCCACCGTCTCCGGTCCCAAGGTGGTCAGCGGCTAAGCCGTATCGCAGCCTCTCGAGATGCGGTGCTCGAGAGGAGTCGGGGGGCTTGCGAGAACCCAAGATGCCCTGATCCCCGCTACACATCGGCCCTCGGCCGCAACGGCTCCTACCTGCTGGAAGTTGATCACATAGACGATCACGCCAAGGGTGGTGACGACCTGCCCAGGGCCATGATCGCTCTGTGCCCGAACTGCCACGCGCTGAAGACCCGTGGCACAGTGGACGACTCGTTCCGTGACCTGCTTCGCTCTACAGCACTCGTCAGGCACCAGGAGTTGCTCTCCAGGGCTCGTTGA
- a CDS encoding ComEC/Rec2 family competence protein gives MGYEIDFLPVGNESSGGDAITLRYGNLHGPREQQTVMVIDGGYLDDGEALVQHIRDYYRTGVVDLVVSTHPDRDHINGLRVVLEQMTVKKLLMHLPWSHSAAMARAKTLLSYNARSLRTELRDSLQGATDLEEIAKAQGVPIEEPFLGWTSDDGVLRILGPTEDYYRELLAEIVEASASLEAKSSWEDTLRKLLAGTVYEDLDIETLAENAETTAKNNTSAICLLEVDGNKLLFTGDAGIPALGQALDVLEADGFQPGDLRFVQVPHHGSRRNVSPSVLNRLLGAKGQSTKVGTAFASVPKKNPEHKHPSKKTTNAFLRRGYPVHLTQGVSKWSYLNAPGRSGYSTSAPEPLHTSVEDSGDA, from the coding sequence ATGGGCTACGAGATAGATTTCCTCCCCGTAGGGAATGAGTCGAGCGGTGGCGATGCCATCACTCTTCGTTATGGCAACCTCCACGGTCCGCGCGAGCAGCAGACCGTGATGGTGATCGACGGCGGCTACCTCGACGACGGTGAAGCGCTCGTCCAGCACATCCGCGACTACTACAGGACGGGTGTCGTTGATCTTGTCGTTTCAACGCACCCGGACCGTGATCACATCAATGGGCTGCGGGTCGTCTTGGAGCAGATGACCGTCAAAAAGCTCCTGATGCACCTACCTTGGAGCCATTCGGCTGCCATGGCGCGGGCCAAAACGCTCCTGTCCTACAACGCACGATCACTGCGTACGGAGCTGAGGGATTCACTTCAGGGTGCGACCGACCTCGAAGAAATCGCCAAGGCGCAGGGCGTGCCCATCGAGGAACCGTTCCTCGGCTGGACAAGCGACGACGGCGTACTCCGTATCCTCGGCCCCACCGAGGACTACTACCGCGAGCTGCTGGCAGAGATTGTCGAGGCGAGCGCTTCTCTGGAGGCCAAGTCGAGCTGGGAGGACACGCTCCGGAAGCTGCTCGCTGGGACGGTCTATGAAGACCTCGACATCGAGACGCTGGCGGAGAACGCCGAGACGACCGCCAAGAACAACACCAGCGCCATCTGCCTCCTGGAGGTCGACGGCAACAAGCTGCTGTTCACAGGAGACGCAGGGATTCCCGCCCTCGGCCAGGCTCTCGATGTTCTGGAAGCGGACGGCTTCCAGCCTGGCGATCTGAGGTTTGTTCAGGTACCTCACCACGGAAGCCGCCGCAACGTCAGTCCGTCGGTCCTCAACCGACTGCTTGGCGCCAAGGGGCAGTCCACGAAGGTAGGGACCGCCTTCGCGTCCGTCCCCAAGAAGAACCCGGAGCACAAGCACCCCTCCAAGAAGACGACGAACGCCTTCCTCCGGAGGGGCTACCCCGTCCATCTAACACAGGGGGTGTCGAAGTGGTCGTACTTGAACGCGCCCGGACGTTCCGGGTACAGCACATCCGCTCCCGAGCCGCTTCACACATCCGTGGAAGACAGCGGGGATGCGTAA